In Curtobacterium sp. TC1, the following proteins share a genomic window:
- the obgE gene encoding GTPase ObgE — protein sequence MATFVDRVTLHLSAGKGGNGCVSVRREKFKPLAGPDGGNGGDGGDIVLVADPQVTTLLGYHRSPHRSSKNGQPGMGDHRSGVSGEVQELPLPIGTVVYDEAGEVIADLTEPGMRVVVAPGGQGGLGNAALSTTKRKAPGFALLGTEGWAGDISLELKTIADVALVGFPSAGKSSLIAAISAAKPKIADYPFTTLTPNLGVVESGESRFTVADVPGLIEGASEGKGLGLEFLRHVERCEALLHVIDCATMDPGRDPISDLDVILGELERYPVPEGQVPLLERPQLIALNKIDVPDAAELAEFVTAELEGRGYRVFPISTASHKGLRELTFALAEVVEQGRAKRAAEPVVERIVIRPRAVNDQGFTVRAEGGEEHRFYRVRGAKPERWVQQTDFTNEEAIGFLADRLAKLGVEDGLFKAGAVAGSTVVIGGDGGMVFDWEPTLTSTAELITSARGTDARIGATSRPTRNERREEYFERMDAKAAARAELEQERVAGLWVNDDVVTSDDLETSDDLETSDDLETTSDQKD from the coding sequence ATGGCGACCTTCGTCGACCGCGTGACCCTGCACCTCAGCGCGGGGAAGGGCGGCAACGGTTGCGTCTCGGTCCGCCGTGAGAAGTTCAAGCCCCTCGCCGGGCCCGACGGTGGCAACGGCGGTGACGGCGGCGACATCGTGCTCGTGGCCGACCCGCAGGTCACCACGCTGCTCGGCTACCACCGCTCGCCGCACCGTTCGTCCAAGAACGGTCAGCCCGGCATGGGTGACCACCGCAGTGGTGTGAGCGGTGAGGTCCAGGAGCTCCCGCTCCCGATCGGCACCGTCGTGTACGACGAGGCCGGCGAGGTCATCGCCGACTTGACCGAACCCGGGATGCGCGTTGTCGTGGCCCCCGGTGGGCAGGGCGGTCTCGGCAACGCGGCGCTCTCCACCACGAAGCGCAAGGCCCCCGGGTTCGCGCTCCTCGGTACCGAGGGCTGGGCGGGTGACATCAGCCTCGAGCTGAAGACCATCGCCGACGTCGCCCTCGTCGGGTTCCCGAGTGCCGGCAAGTCCTCGCTCATCGCGGCGATCTCGGCCGCGAAGCCGAAGATCGCCGACTACCCCTTCACCACGCTCACCCCCAACCTCGGCGTCGTCGAGTCGGGCGAGAGCCGCTTCACGGTCGCCGACGTCCCCGGTCTGATCGAGGGCGCGTCGGAGGGCAAGGGCCTCGGCCTCGAGTTCCTGCGGCACGTCGAGCGCTGCGAAGCCCTGCTGCACGTCATCGACTGCGCGACGATGGACCCGGGCCGCGACCCGATCAGCGACCTCGACGTCATCCTCGGCGAACTCGAGCGCTACCCGGTCCCCGAGGGCCAGGTGCCGCTGCTCGAGCGTCCGCAGCTCATCGCGCTCAACAAGATCGACGTGCCGGACGCCGCCGAGCTCGCCGAGTTCGTCACCGCCGAGCTCGAGGGCCGCGGCTACCGCGTGTTCCCGATCTCCACTGCGTCGCACAAGGGCCTGCGCGAGCTGACGTTCGCGCTGGCCGAGGTCGTCGAGCAGGGTCGTGCGAAGCGCGCGGCCGAGCCGGTCGTCGAGCGCATCGTCATCCGCCCCCGCGCGGTCAACGACCAGGGCTTCACGGTCCGTGCCGAGGGCGGCGAGGAGCACCGCTTCTACCGCGTGCGCGGTGCGAAGCCCGAGCGGTGGGTGCAGCAGACCGACTTCACCAACGAAGAGGCGATCGGCTTTCTGGCCGACCGGCTCGCGAAGCTCGGTGTCGAGGACGGCCTGTTCAAGGCCGGCGCCGTCGCCGGCTCGACCGTCGTGATCGGCGGCGACGGCGGCATGGTCTTCGACTGGGAGCCGACGCTCACCTCGACGGCGGAGCTCATCACGAGCGCCCGAGGCACCGACGCCCGTATCGGCGCGACGTCGCGTCCGACCCGCAACGAGCGTCGCGAGGAGTACTTCGAGCGGATGGACGCCAAGGCGGCCGCCCGTGCCGAGCTCGAGCAGGAGCGCGTCGCCGGCCTCTGGGTGAACGACGACGTCGTGACCAGCGACGACCTCGAGACGAGCGACGACCTCGAGACGAGCGACGACCTCGAGACGACCAGCGACCAGAAGGACTGA
- the proB gene encoding glutamate 5-kinase produces the protein MTDTTARTDLGPVTRREDIPRARRIVVKVGSSSVSGDAAGQIGPLVDALSAAYGRGTEVVLVSSGAIATGFPFLGLEGRPDDLATQQAAAATGQNVLMFRYQKELDRHRVVAAQILLTAGDLQNPTHRVNAQRAVDRLLALRVLPIVNENDTVATHEIRFGDNDRLAALVARLLGADALVLLSDVEALYTKPPEQPGAERIDEVPFGDELAGVTFGSVGKSGVGTGGAGTKVAAARLAAEAGTSVLVTATALVDRALSGEHVGTWFHAAPRS, from the coding sequence ATGACCGACACGACCGCCCGCACCGACCTCGGACCCGTCACCCGGCGCGAGGACATCCCGCGTGCGCGGCGGATCGTGGTGAAGGTCGGCTCGTCGTCGGTCAGCGGTGACGCCGCCGGTCAGATCGGACCGCTGGTGGACGCCCTGTCCGCGGCGTACGGCCGGGGCACCGAGGTCGTGCTCGTGTCGTCCGGCGCGATCGCCACCGGGTTCCCGTTCCTCGGGCTCGAGGGCCGTCCGGACGACCTCGCCACGCAGCAGGCCGCCGCGGCGACCGGCCAGAACGTCCTGATGTTCCGGTACCAGAAGGAACTCGACCGGCACCGGGTCGTCGCGGCGCAGATCCTGCTGACCGCCGGTGACCTGCAGAACCCGACGCACCGGGTGAACGCGCAGCGCGCCGTCGACCGACTGCTCGCCCTCCGGGTGCTGCCGATCGTGAACGAGAACGACACCGTCGCCACGCACGAGATCCGCTTCGGCGACAACGACCGGCTCGCCGCCCTGGTGGCGCGGCTGCTCGGTGCCGACGCCCTGGTGCTGCTGTCCGACGTCGAGGCCCTGTACACGAAGCCCCCCGAGCAGCCCGGCGCCGAGCGCATCGACGAGGTCCCGTTCGGCGACGAGCTCGCCGGCGTCACCTTCGGCTCCGTCGGCAAGTCCGGCGTGGGGACCGGGGGTGCCGGCACGAAGGTCGCGGCCGCACGGCTCGCGGCCGAGGCCGGTACGTCGGTCCTGGTGACCGCCACGGCGCTCGTCGACCGCGCCCTGTCGGGCGAGCACGTGGGCACCTGGTTCCACGCGGCGCCCCGTTCCTGA
- a CDS encoding glutamate-5-semialdehyde dehydrogenase encodes MSSIAPAPTLTDTLVAARTASSALATATTAVKDAALVAIAAGVRAATDEIVAANHGDLVAGEESGLSSGLVDRLRLDPARIEALATAVEDVVGLQDPVGEHLRGSLLPNGLQLTQVRVPFGVVGAIYEARPNVTVDIASLALKSGNAVVLRGGSAAQRTNAVLVARIQDAVESVGLPRELVQTIDEFGRAGATELMRARGLVDVLIPRGSASLIQTVVTESQVPVIETGAGVVHVFLDASAPEQRAVDIVLNSKVQRPSVCNALETLLVHEQAAERLLPALADRLRASGVTLRGDDATRAIVPGVLRATDEDWATESMDLDLSIRVVPDVDAAMAHIARWSTHHTESIVTNDVDTAERFLATVDSAVVMVNASTRFTDGGEFGFGAEVGISTQKLHARGPMGLPELTSTKWIVRGNGQIRG; translated from the coding sequence ATGTCGTCGATCGCGCCCGCCCCGACCCTGACCGACACGCTCGTGGCGGCCCGCACCGCTTCGTCGGCCCTCGCGACCGCGACGACGGCGGTCAAGGACGCCGCCCTCGTGGCGATCGCCGCCGGCGTCCGCGCCGCCACGGACGAGATCGTCGCCGCGAACCACGGTGACCTGGTCGCGGGCGAGGAGAGCGGCCTGTCGTCCGGGCTCGTCGACCGTCTCCGGCTCGACCCCGCACGCATCGAGGCGCTGGCCACCGCGGTCGAGGACGTCGTCGGTCTGCAGGACCCGGTGGGGGAGCACCTCCGCGGCTCGCTGCTGCCGAACGGCCTGCAGCTGACCCAGGTGCGGGTGCCGTTCGGGGTCGTCGGTGCCATCTACGAAGCACGCCCGAACGTCACGGTCGACATCGCCTCGCTCGCGCTGAAGTCCGGCAACGCCGTCGTGCTCCGCGGTGGATCGGCGGCCCAGCGGACGAACGCCGTGCTCGTGGCCCGCATCCAGGACGCAGTGGAGTCGGTCGGCCTACCGCGCGAGCTCGTGCAGACCATCGACGAGTTCGGCCGCGCCGGCGCCACGGAGCTGATGCGCGCCCGGGGCCTGGTCGACGTCCTCATCCCGCGTGGCAGCGCCTCGCTCATCCAGACCGTCGTCACCGAGTCGCAGGTCCCCGTGATCGAGACGGGTGCCGGCGTCGTGCACGTGTTCCTCGATGCGTCCGCCCCCGAGCAGCGCGCCGTCGACATCGTCCTGAACAGCAAGGTGCAGCGGCCGAGCGTGTGCAACGCCCTCGAGACCCTGCTGGTGCACGAGCAGGCGGCCGAGAGGCTCCTGCCCGCGTTGGCGGACCGGCTCCGCGCCTCCGGGGTCACGCTGCGCGGCGACGACGCCACCCGGGCGATCGTGCCGGGGGTGCTCCGCGCCACCGACGAGGACTGGGCGACCGAGTCGATGGACCTCGACTTGTCGATCCGGGTCGTGCCGGACGTCGACGCCGCGATGGCGCACATCGCGCGCTGGTCCACCCACCACACCGAGTCGATCGTGACGAACGACGTCGACACGGCCGAGCGGTTCCTGGCGACGGTGGACTCGGCGGTCGTGATGGTGAACGCCTCGACGCGCTTCACCGACGGCGGCGAGTTCGGCTTCGGCGCCGAGGTGGGCATCTCGACGCAGAAGCTGCACGCCCGTGGTCCGATGGGGTTGCCGGAGCTCACGAGCACCAAGTGGATCGTGCGCGGGAACGGCCAGATCCGCGGCTAG